The sequence ccCGCAACGTTttacagagctggccacatatgctcacTTGTTTTTTTTGGTTTAAATGTTagttggccaaagtggcataaatggccaaaactggtgcaaGTGTCTGGGACTGCCCCCCTGATTTGGGGCAACAAAAAATCATACCtcactaagttactctggagcaagtttattggggaaaattgggTGTTTTAACTTGCGTCagtaaaaccaacttactccaaaaaaaatgatgcaagtcatggccaaaattggcccCATTCTGAATATCCTGGGAAATTTTGAGCTTGAAGTTTGTGGAGAATATTCTGCACTCCCTGCATGGAATTCAGAATTTGTATTCTCATTCTAAATCACTGCGGGTCTTTCTCTACCTTTGCAATGAGGGGATGTAATCTTAAAATAAGTTGGACCATGTAGGAGAGAAGTCAGGAAGTATTTGTTCCTGCAAGGATGGTGGAAATCTAGAATACATTCATTCGCATTCATCCTCCACCCCCAGCCCACACAGAAAAATCAAGGCTTTGATGCTGGACTGTGGTTTTTCATTGGGTTAAAAGTTCAGTGTGACTGTGAACCCTTGATAGAAAGCAATATATTGAGGTTGAATAACTGCAGGTGATTCTGCAATATAATACTGAACTACTCTTCTGATCCCTCCATAGTCCtattactttgaccgggatgatgttgccctgcgtcactttgctgagttcttcaaggagcagtcacatgaggaacgtgagcatgctgagaaactgatggaattccagaatcggcgtggaggacggatcatcttggTGGACATCAAGGTTGGAGTCAATAAATGAGTGGCTTTCTGTCTGGCTCCTCATAGACTGATAGTTCCAAATACATTCGAAAGCAATTATTTCCAATTTTCAGCACTCTGGCCATTTGGCCAAACTGGTGTTTATACTTCAGCGAGCCTCCTCCCACATTGCTttatcagcatattgttctattcctttctctccatGCACCTGCTgaacttccccttaaatacatctatgcttttTACCTGATCAATATGATTCCAGTGGTTGTTAGCTTAATGGCAATTTTATATTCTAACCCATAGGTTCATATTAAAGTAGCCTTTTGATTGCATCGCTAATTTCCTTCAATACTTTCTAATGTTTGTTTCATCTATCGTAAGTGCGATGTTTGAATTttctttccagaaaccagagcaggatgagtggagcaatggtctggaggtgatgcagagagctctgcagatggagaagaatgtcaaCCAgtctctgctggatctgcacaaactctccactgggagcactgaccctcatgtaagttcttaATATAATGTGGGCTTTCTGGCAAGTTGGAGGTTGTGGAAAAGCTTGCTGATTTGGGGCCTACTTATAAGATCTCCATGCCAAATAGCTTTGTGCAGGTGTTTTTTTGTttgggaagggaaggggaaagtTGGCCTACTGTGGACAGTGACTAGTAAATGTGTCTCAGTGATCACAGGATCTGAGCATCTATTGTGCAGTATGTTTAAtctaatgatgcagtaattccatccatctcaattgcaccacttgactaTCCTCCAGTTCAATTGGATTAAAAAATTTAAATTCTCAAGTGGCAGTtgacattccttgatatctgctgctggacataactagtttccctctttcagttgtgtgacttcctggagacccactacttggatgaacaagtgaagatgatcaagaagctgggagatcacatcaccaacctgaagagactgggagcccctgagaatggcctgggagagtacctgtttgacaagctcaccctgggggagagtgactaaaTTGATTGGGATCAAGCTTATTGTGTTTAGTACTTGTATGTATAATAACTGGGACCCCTGTTCTGTAGGGAATGATGGCTTGTGATGTTGGACAAAGATCAGTGAGACTGAGGTTCTTGGTgtgaaatgtaacttaactgtaaataaactgttcaacattggactggGTTCTGTCTCCTTATGTTTGGTTATTTTTAATTTAACAATCAGTGATTTACATCAGACCATAATTCCACTGAATTGTGCAACAGTTTTCTGGGATTCAGTCCTATGAAATTTGTTTTTTCTTGGGTTTATTGAGTTGTATATTCACACCTGTTGCAAGGGTTTGAAATGTATGAAGGTGTGTTCAGACCATTAACAGCCACATGAGATATTGTCTGAGGAACAAAGCATGGTCAGAGGgaggttttagggagtgtcttaaataGGTTGAAGGACTGGCAGAATGTAGGCTCTAAACAGTACATTAAAAATACCTGTTCTCACTAGTGAACTACCATTACAGAACTGATAAAGCAATTTTTATTTTGTTGTATGGCTTTAATGTGTTAAACACTAGGAATGTTTCCCACTAAATTAGTATCTCCATTTCAGAGTAGTGAAACAACTGTCCTGGATTAGTATCCTATTTAATACATGTATTGGCTTGGAATTAGCAGTTTGTAGTCAGTAACTGCTGCAGATCCTATTCAGTTCTTATTGCAGGTAGTTCAGAAACTGAACTCCCCACTACTGCTGTAGACTTTCTGCTAAGCTTTGCAGGCAGAGCAGTAACTGCTGTACAGACCAGCAATGTATGAGTGTATTAAACCCCAAGGACTACACTTTCCTGAGGAAGGAACACAACAGGTGCCATCAGCTTGCTGTCACAGCTTCATTGGTTAGTGTGGAAACCTGACGGTGGTGGTTCTGGGACAGCTTCTTCTACCCACTCCATCACGATCGAATAACTTGGCAACGTGATCAATGCTCACATGAATAAGGTATTGAAGTTCTCCTTGTCCTTGCCTTACTCACCACCAGCGTCCACATTCAACGAATCATCCTCTGCCACCTCCAGAGCAATCCTACTTTGTGAGGACCAGAGAGGTCACTTCAATCACCCCAAAGACCCCTCTCCCTATCCCATGGCACATTCCAGTGAAAGTGCAGCAGATATAACACATCCTTTTACCTTCTCTCTTCCCAATTTTCAGAGCACCAAACACTCCTACCAGTTGAAACAGTGAATTAATTGTActccttgcaatttagtatactctattcgctgctcatgatggtcgaaaaaaccatcccttatgcactccaggaaatcctcctccactgtattgcttccagtttggttaacccaatctatgtgcatattaaagtcacccattataactgctgcacctttattgcacacacccctaatttcatgtttgatgccctccccaacatcacgactactgtttggaggtctgtacacaactcccactaacgttttttgccctttgatattctgcagctctacccatatagattccacatcgtccaagctaatgtccttccgaactattgccttaatttcctccttaaccggcattgctaccccacctccttttccttttattctatctttcctgaatgttgaatacccctgaatgttgagttcccagccctgatcatcctggagccacgtctccgtaatcccaatcacatcatatttgttaacatctatttgcacagttaattcatccaccttattgcggatactccttgcatttagacacgaagccttcaggcttgtttttttaacaccctttgtccttttagaattttgctgtacaatggccctttttgatctttgccttgggtttctctgccctccacttttcctcatctcctttctgtcttttgcttttgcctcctttttgtttccctctgtctccctgcattggtacccatccccctgctatattagtttaaatcctccccaacagcactagcaaacactccccctaggacattggttccggtcctgcccaggtgcagaccgtccggtttgtactggtcccacctcccccagaaccggtcccaatgccccaggaatttgaattcctccctgctgcaccactgctcaagccacgtattcatctgcgctatcctgcgattcctactctgactatcacgtggcactggtagcaatcccgagattactacttttgaggtcctactttttaatttagctcctagctccttaaattcgtttcgtaggacctcatccctttttttacctatgtcgttggtaccaatgtgcaccacaacaactggctgatctccctccctttttagaatgtcctgcacccgttgtaaccttcacataactgtaacttttatggaacaacactgtacactgtatacacctgagaaatgcacaccttgaccatagggggtgaacttgtgggagacactcctcatctggtcaaccAGGTATATAAAGGAGAGGTCCCATGGaggagggtcatcacttcttggtcctgggaataaagtttcaggtcaaatagtgaccttgtctgcagtacatgccttgtgtgattctatagCAAGGTGTAAGGACACTTCATTTGGCgataagaaacgggaatcaacgacccacaaggatggccaccggtagtacagaggaacggtactgtgttggtgaggactgggacgacttcgttgagaggctccagcagagctttgtcacaaaggactggctgggagatgaagcggctggcaagcggcgagtgcatctactgaccagctgtggatccaagatgtatgcactgatgaaagacctgctcgcacccgagaagccggcggacaagtcctttcaagagctcagcacactgatcggtgagcacctcaaactggcgatccatatacacatggcccgacacaggttctatagacaccggcgtcgggagggacaaagcatatcggacttcgttgtggaccttcggcgtttggccagcctgtgtaagttcacagacgcccgcagagggagatgttaaggaatttcttcattgaaggcattagtcatgctgggattttcaggcagcttattgagaccaaggacttgactttggaaagggcaacgttgatagctcagaccttcatggcagggtaagaggagaccaagatgatttatgcacgcagccctggttccaacgtggtgatggaccagggagttaacattgttcacgagactcagaaccccgcaggcaggcaagggcaattcgacactgcccaggcagcaacagactctagggtgggccagcaacaaagacaatggcagggggattggcaattcacgccatcacaagggacaatgcgtcctgggatgggaccattgacactcagcaacagagtgctcaggagtaatcaaagagacaatcagagaggaatgcctgttaacagttcctttgttcacaacaatctcagctcgcgctggaggtgcggtgggcagacatactgcgaaaacctataagtttcaacaatttatctgtagaaactttaacttcaagggacatctggccagaatgtgcagaaagccagtcgtgaggctagtttacgaggcagaggaaccagacaaggggtctgcaaggcagggtgatgcttggggccaagctatggaagctgaagtccagagggttcatgtggcagatgtccacagctcgtatactaaAACGCCacatatgatgatgaaagttctctaaaatggcatcctggtatgcatggagctggacacaggagccagctagtcacttatgagtgcccaacaatttgaaaaattaCGTCCACACAATctaacaggcccaaattggaatgcattgagacgcagttATGGACgtgcaccagagagatcatcccagtactaggcagtgcaaacttggtggtcacacacaatggatcggagaaccggctgccacactGGATTCTCCCAGGGAATGGTCCCGcaatcttggggaggagctggctagccaagatgaactggaaatgggaggatgtgcacgccatttcatctgtggtgcgaagttcatgctcacaggtcctacagaaatttgagccactttttcaaccaggtgtctggacttttaagggcaccaaagtagtgatacgcctcaccccggacgtcagaccagtgcaccacaaagccagagccgtgccgtatgtgatgcgtgagagaattgagtgatttggacaggctactaagagggcataatttcgcctgttgaattcagtgactgggcaagaccCATCGTTCctatccttaaagcggatggctcggtaagGATTTGTGGTGGCTAAAAGGccatcactacaggaccaatacccacttctgagagcggaggatctttatgCCATGCTGACAGGTGGCAAGCTGTACATGTTGGACCTcccctcagcctacatgactcaggaactggttgaagaatccaagcttctgaccaccatcactacgcacaaggggctatttgtttacaacaggtgtccatttggcattcgttcagcggctgctatcttccagaggaacatggaaagcttgcttaaatccatccctggaacaatcgtattccaagatgacatgctaatcacgggttgagacaccgaggaacacgtccacaacctggaggaagtgttacgccgactggaccgggtagtcttgcgactaaagaagtccaagcgtgtgtttggccccagaggtcgagtttttgggcaggaggattgctgcagacagtatctggcctaccgaatccaaaacggaggcaatccgtcgcgtgcccaggcccagcaacacatcagagttgcgttcatttctgggactattgaactatt is a genomic window of Pristiophorus japonicus isolate sPriJap1 chromosome 4, sPriJap1.hap1, whole genome shotgun sequence containing:
- the LOC139262626 gene encoding ferritin heavy chain, oocyte isoform-like, with product MASQVRQNYQQDCEDAVNKQINMELNSSYVYLSMSYYFDRDDVALRHFAEFFKEQSHEEREHAEKLMEFQNRRGGRIILVDIKKPEQDEWSNGLEVMQRALQMEKNVNQSLLDLHKLSTGSTDPHLCDFLETHYLDEQVKMIKKLGDHITNLKRLGAPENGLGEYLFDKLTLGESD